A single Streptomyces sp. 2114.4 DNA region contains:
- a CDS encoding precorrin-8X methylmutase, whose translation MNCPSPPAPDTPEAQVTAFDYEKDGATIYRQSFATIRAEADLAGLPADVSQVTVRMIHACGMVDLVRDLAFTPEVVARGRAALRAGAPILCDANMVASGVTRKRLPADNDVLCTLTDPAVPELAARTGTTRSAAALELWRDRMEGAVVAFGNAPTALFRFLEMIEEGAPRPAAVIGIPVGFIGAAESKDALIAHPSKLDHLVVRGRRGGSAMAAAAINAMASEEE comes from the coding sequence ATGAACTGCCCGAGCCCGCCCGCACCCGACACCCCCGAGGCCCAAGTGACCGCGTTCGACTACGAGAAGGACGGGGCGACGATCTACCGCCAGTCCTTCGCCACCATCCGCGCCGAGGCTGACCTCGCCGGCCTGCCCGCCGACGTCAGCCAGGTCACGGTCCGCATGATCCACGCCTGCGGCATGGTCGACCTGGTACGCGATCTGGCCTTCACCCCCGAGGTGGTGGCCCGTGGCCGCGCGGCACTGCGCGCCGGTGCGCCGATCCTCTGCGACGCCAACATGGTCGCCAGCGGCGTCACCCGTAAGCGGCTCCCGGCGGACAACGACGTGCTGTGCACGCTCACCGACCCCGCGGTCCCCGAACTCGCCGCCCGGACCGGGACCACCCGCAGCGCCGCGGCCCTGGAACTGTGGCGGGACCGGATGGAAGGCGCCGTGGTCGCGTTCGGCAACGCCCCCACCGCCCTCTTCCGGTTCCTCGAAATGATCGAGGAAGGCGCGCCCCGCCCGGCCGCCGTCATCGGCATACCCGTGGGCTTCATCGGCGCCGCCGAGTCCAAGGACGCGCTGATCGCCCACCCGTCGAAGCTGGACCACCTCGTGGTGCGCGGGCGCCGTGGCGGCAGCGCCATGGCCGCGGCCGCGATCAACGCCATGGCGAGCGAGGAAGAGTGA
- a CDS encoding precorrin-2 C(20)-methyltransferase: protein MSVSEQQATRDGSVAATAGPGHLYGVGLGPGDPSLMTVRAVEVIVGADVIAYHSARHGRSIARSIAAAHLRPDHIEEALVYPVTTESTDHPGGYRGALDEFYESAAARLAAHLDAGRTVAVISEGDPLFYGSYQHMHKRLAHRYPTEVIPGVTSISAAAARLGKPLAEADEVLTILPGTLPEEELTARLASTDTAVVMKLGRTFPAVRRAMERSGRLPEARYVERATMSGERTGTLAGIDTDTVPYFSVAVVPSRVAEQSSSAPGAETDEAAAPSGPGEVLVVGTGPAGPLWLTPESRGALAAAEDLVGYTTYLNRVPLRPGQRRHASDNKVESERAELALDLARRGRRVAVVSGGDPGVFAMATAVLEVASQDPYRAIPVRVLPGVTAANAAAARAGAPLGHDYAVISLSDRLKPWEVIAERLHAAASADLALALYNPGSRSRTWQVGKARELLLEHRAPDTPVILARDIGGPEESVRTVRLADLDPTQVDMRTLLIVGSSQTQAVRRDDGTEVVWTPRRYPEG, encoded by the coding sequence GTGAGCGTGAGCGAGCAGCAGGCAACCCGTGACGGCAGCGTCGCGGCGACGGCCGGCCCGGGCCACCTTTACGGGGTCGGCCTCGGCCCCGGCGACCCGTCCCTCATGACGGTCCGGGCGGTCGAGGTCATCGTCGGCGCCGATGTCATCGCGTACCACAGCGCCCGGCACGGACGCTCGATCGCGCGCTCCATCGCCGCCGCGCACCTGCGCCCCGACCACATCGAGGAGGCGCTGGTCTACCCGGTCACCACCGAGTCGACCGACCACCCCGGCGGCTACCGGGGCGCGCTGGACGAGTTCTACGAGTCCGCGGCGGCCCGCCTCGCCGCCCACCTCGACGCCGGCCGCACCGTCGCCGTCATCTCCGAGGGCGACCCGCTCTTCTACGGCTCCTACCAGCACATGCACAAGCGGCTGGCGCACCGCTACCCGACCGAGGTCATCCCCGGCGTCACCTCCATCAGCGCCGCCGCGGCCCGCCTGGGCAAGCCGCTCGCCGAGGCCGACGAGGTCCTGACGATCCTCCCGGGCACGCTCCCGGAGGAGGAGTTGACCGCCCGCCTGGCCTCGACCGACACCGCCGTCGTCATGAAGCTGGGCCGCACCTTCCCCGCCGTGCGCCGCGCCATGGAACGCTCCGGCCGCCTCCCCGAGGCCCGGTACGTCGAGCGCGCCACGATGTCCGGCGAGCGCACCGGCACGCTCGCCGGCATCGACACCGACACCGTCCCCTACTTCTCCGTCGCGGTCGTCCCCAGCCGCGTCGCCGAGCAGTCCTCCAGCGCGCCCGGAGCGGAAACCGACGAGGCCGCCGCACCGTCCGGTCCCGGCGAGGTCCTGGTCGTCGGCACCGGCCCGGCCGGCCCCCTCTGGCTGACCCCCGAGTCCCGCGGCGCCCTCGCCGCCGCCGAAGACCTCGTCGGCTACACCACCTACCTGAACCGCGTCCCGCTGCGCCCCGGCCAGCGCCGCCACGCCTCCGACAACAAGGTCGAGTCCGAACGCGCCGAACTCGCCCTCGACCTGGCCCGGCGCGGCCGCCGGGTGGCCGTGGTCTCCGGCGGCGACCCCGGCGTCTTCGCCATGGCCACCGCCGTCCTGGAGGTCGCCTCCCAGGACCCGTACCGCGCGATCCCCGTACGCGTCCTCCCGGGCGTCACCGCCGCCAACGCCGCAGCCGCCCGCGCCGGCGCCCCGCTCGGCCACGACTACGCGGTCATCTCCCTCTCCGACCGCCTCAAGCCCTGGGAAGTCATCGCCGAACGCCTGCACGCGGCGGCCTCCGCCGACCTGGCGCTCGCCCTCTACAACCCCGGCTCCCGCAGCCGCACCTGGCAGGTCGGCAAGGCCCGCGAACTCCTCCTGGAACACCGCGCCCCCGACACCCCGGTCATCCTCGCCCGCGACATCGGCGGCCCCGAGGAATCCGTCCGCACGGTGCGTCTGGCCGACCTCGACCCGACCCAGGTCGACATGCGCACCCTCCTGATCGTCGGCTCATCGCAGACGCAGGCGGTACGGCGGGACGACGGCACGGAGGTCGTGTGGACGCCGCGGAGGTATCCGGAGGGGTGA
- a CDS encoding DUF397 domain-containing protein produces MKTIPNPAALVWRKSSYSNGGDANCVEVSDGFPGAVPVRDSKNPAGGVLLFPDTAWSGFMATVKDGRLLSPAERAERAGKALTALKKWHGYAPAAAQQQDVDRELDRRLAEVTGSR; encoded by the coding sequence GTGAAGACGATCCCGAATCCGGCCGCCCTCGTGTGGCGTAAGAGCAGCTACAGCAATGGCGGCGACGCCAACTGCGTCGAGGTCTCCGACGGTTTCCCCGGAGCCGTCCCGGTCCGTGACAGCAAGAACCCGGCCGGTGGTGTGCTGCTCTTTCCGGACACCGCCTGGTCGGGCTTCATGGCCACCGTGAAGGACGGCCGTCTGCTGTCCCCGGCTGAGCGTGCAGAGCGCGCTGGGAAGGCGCTCACGGCGCTGAAGAAGTGGCACGGATACGCCCCGGCCGCGGCACAGCAGCAGGACGTGGACCGTGAGCTCGACCGGCGTCTGGCCGAGGTGACCGGCAGCCGGTGA
- a CDS encoding DUF397 domain-containing protein, whose product MKTIPNLSGVAWRKSSYSDGGEDNCVEVSDGFPGAVPVRDSKNPTGGVLLFPAEAWSAFIVTVKADQLS is encoded by the coding sequence ATGAAGACGATCCCCAACCTGTCAGGTGTTGCATGGCGCAAGAGCAGCTACAGCGACGGAGGAGAGGACAACTGCGTCGAGGTCTCTGATGGCTTCCCCGGCGCCGTCCCGGTCCGTGACAGCAAGAACCCGACTGGTGGTGTGCTGCTCTTTCCGGCTGAGGCTTGGTCGGCGTTCATAGTCACTGTCAAGGCGGACCAACTGAGCTGA
- a CDS encoding helix-turn-helix transcriptional regulator: MVEKNSEEYEGSARWVLACELQRLREASGKSLAQLAEETNYDRTYLHRLETGERLSKLPVMEALDRVYGTGELLVRLWGLARLDAFKDKYREFMKLEAKATIIHKYAVVVPGLLQTEGFARFVLSSSPTSKSPDELEDDVAARIGRQELLRRTPPPSVRIILDEAVLRRPAPDPKVWHDQLARIEGAAEAPTMTIQVLPLSAGVQGLTGGPLSLLWMADGSAVAYLEGNRSGELVEDPAEIERYRLSYDRLRDAALPPCASSTFIQQLVEDSRP, encoded by the coding sequence ATGGTCGAAAAGAATTCCGAGGAGTACGAGGGTTCGGCCCGCTGGGTCCTCGCCTGCGAACTCCAGCGGTTACGGGAGGCGTCGGGCAAATCGCTGGCCCAGCTCGCCGAAGAGACCAACTACGACCGCACCTACCTCCACCGCCTGGAGACCGGCGAACGACTCTCGAAGCTCCCGGTCATGGAGGCGCTGGACCGGGTCTACGGGACGGGTGAGCTGCTGGTGCGGTTGTGGGGGCTGGCGCGGCTGGATGCCTTCAAGGACAAGTACCGGGAGTTCATGAAGCTTGAGGCGAAGGCCACGATTATTCACAAGTACGCGGTGGTCGTCCCTGGCCTCTTGCAGACCGAGGGCTTCGCGCGGTTCGTGCTGTCGTCGTCTCCAACTTCGAAAAGTCCGGACGAGCTCGAAGACGACGTCGCTGCTCGCATCGGTAGGCAGGAACTGTTGCGCCGCACCCCTCCGCCCAGCGTCCGGATCATTCTCGACGAGGCGGTTCTGCGGCGCCCGGCACCCGATCCCAAGGTCTGGCATGACCAGCTCGCCCGGATCGAGGGCGCTGCCGAAGCTCCGACCATGACGATCCAGGTGCTTCCGCTGTCTGCCGGGGTGCAGGGCCTCACCGGCGGGCCACTCTCGCTCCTCTGGATGGCGGACGGCAGTGCTGTTGCCTACCTGGAGGGCAACAGGTCAGGGGAGTTGGTCGAGGATCCAGCAGAAATCGAGCGATACCGATTGTCTTACGATCGCCTGCGAGACGCGGCACTGCCGCCGTGTGCCTCATCCACATTCATCCAGCAGTTGGTGGAGGACAGCAGGCCATGA
- a CDS encoding cobalt-precorrin-6A reductase, with translation MPDAARPPRHVLILGGTTEARRLAATLAAEPSLRVTTSLAGRVAAPRLPAGEVRIGGFGGPEGQARWLREHAVDALIDATHPFADTISHHAALAAATAHVPLLALRRPGWVPGPGDDWHQVTSLDEAAAALPALGTRIFLTTGRMGLAHFAHLTDLWFLVRSVDAPEPPHPPRMTTLLARGPFTLDGERALLRDHRIDVVVTKDSGAAATAAKLTAAREAGVPVVVVRRPPVPEGVPVAVDPDEAVRWIRGLFSEANAR, from the coding sequence ATGCCCGACGCAGCCCGCCCGCCGCGCCACGTACTGATCCTCGGCGGTACGACGGAGGCCCGCCGCCTGGCCGCCACTCTGGCAGCGGAGCCGTCCCTGCGCGTGACGACCTCGCTCGCGGGCCGGGTCGCCGCGCCGCGGCTGCCCGCCGGGGAGGTCCGCATCGGCGGGTTCGGGGGCCCCGAGGGCCAAGCCCGCTGGCTGCGGGAGCATGCGGTGGACGCGCTCATTGACGCCACCCATCCTTTCGCCGACACGATCAGTCACCACGCGGCCCTGGCCGCCGCCACCGCCCATGTTCCCCTGCTCGCCCTCCGCAGGCCCGGCTGGGTACCGGGACCCGGCGACGACTGGCACCAGGTCACCTCCCTGGACGAGGCCGCCGCCGCCCTCCCCGCCCTCGGCACCCGCATCTTCCTCACCACGGGTCGCATGGGCCTGGCCCACTTCGCCCACCTCACCGACCTCTGGTTCCTCGTCCGCTCCGTCGACGCCCCCGAGCCGCCGCACCCGCCCCGGATGACGACCCTCCTGGCCCGCGGCCCGTTCACCCTGGACGGCGAACGGGCTCTCCTCCGGGACCACCGCATCGACGTCGTCGTCACTAAGGACAGCGGCGCGGCCGCCACCGCCGCCAAGCTGACAGCGGCGCGTGAGGCGGGCGTACCGGTGGTGGTCGTCCGGCGGCCGCCCGTGCCGGAGGGGGTGCCGGTGGCGGTAGATCCGGACGAGGCCGTGCGATGGATCCGCGGCCTTTTCAGCGAGGCCAATGCACGCTGA
- a CDS encoding cobalt-precorrin-5B (C(1))-methyltransferase, producing MAEAQPQGTGRTGEGRTGPQGTGKAAGGRSAQLAHTGLRHGWTTGACATAASTAAYTALLSGEFPDPVTITLPKGQTPSFALAVEKLTVEELTVEELTGEGPAPGRTAAMAGVVKDAGDDPDVTHGALVRATVRALPPGSGVVFKAGPGVGTVTRPGLPLDVGEPAVNPVPRQMMREHLAEVAAQYGGPGAAADVEVEISVDHGEEIARSTWNPRLGILGGLSILGTTGIVVPYSCSAWIDSIRRGVDVARAAGRRHVAGCTGSTSEKAAVALHHLPEDALLDMGDFAGAVLKYIRRHPVERLTICGGFAKLSKLAAGHLDLHSARSQVDKGFLAELARRGGADEALAQAVAEANTGLAALQLCAAADVPLGDLVAATARDESLAVLRGAPVAVDVICIDRAGMVVGRAEPRGPGEARQGARQGGPVR from the coding sequence GTGGCTGAAGCGCAACCGCAGGGTACGGGGCGTACGGGTGAGGGCCGTACCGGGCCGCAGGGTACGGGCAAGGCCGCGGGCGGGCGCAGCGCGCAGCTCGCGCACACCGGACTGCGGCACGGCTGGACGACCGGGGCCTGTGCGACGGCAGCCAGCACTGCCGCGTACACGGCGCTGCTGAGCGGCGAGTTTCCCGACCCGGTGACGATCACCCTGCCGAAGGGGCAAACGCCGTCCTTCGCGCTGGCGGTGGAGAAGCTGACGGTGGAGGAGCTGACGGTGGAGGAGCTGACAGGGGAGGGGCCGGCGCCGGGGCGTACGGCGGCCATGGCCGGGGTGGTGAAGGACGCGGGCGACGATCCCGACGTGACCCACGGGGCGCTCGTCCGGGCCACCGTGCGGGCGCTGCCGCCCGGGTCGGGGGTCGTGTTCAAGGCCGGGCCCGGGGTCGGAACGGTGACCCGGCCCGGTCTGCCGCTGGACGTGGGCGAGCCGGCGGTCAATCCCGTACCGCGGCAGATGATGCGGGAGCATCTGGCCGAGGTCGCGGCCCAGTACGGCGGTCCGGGGGCGGCGGCCGACGTCGAGGTGGAGATCTCCGTCGATCACGGGGAGGAGATCGCCCGGAGCACCTGGAACCCGCGGCTGGGGATTCTGGGCGGGCTGTCGATCCTGGGGACCACCGGGATCGTGGTGCCTTACTCCTGCTCGGCCTGGATCGACTCCATCCGGCGCGGTGTGGACGTGGCGCGGGCGGCGGGGCGGCGGCATGTGGCCGGGTGTACGGGATCGACGTCGGAGAAGGCCGCCGTCGCCCTGCACCACCTGCCCGAGGACGCGCTGCTGGACATGGGGGACTTCGCGGGGGCGGTGCTGAAGTACATCCGGCGCCATCCCGTGGAGCGGCTGACCATCTGCGGCGGGTTCGCCAAGCTGTCCAAACTGGCGGCCGGGCATCTGGATCTGCACTCCGCGCGGTCCCAGGTCGACAAGGGGTTCCTGGCGGAACTCGCCCGGCGGGGCGGGGCGGACGAGGCGCTGGCACAGGCGGTGGCCGAGGCCAACACGGGCCTGGCGGCGCTGCAGTTGTGCGCCGCGGCGGACGTCCCGCTGGGGGATCTGGTGGCGGCGACGGCGCGGGACGAGTCTCTGGCCGTGCTGCGGGGGGCGCCCGTCGCGGTCGATGTCATCTGCATCGACCGGGCGGGCATGGTGGTGGGGCGGGCGGAGCCGCGGGGGCCGGGGGAAGCCCGTCAGGGAGCCCGTCAGGGAGGGCCGGTCCGGTGA
- a CDS encoding bacteriocin: protein MRNDFIAATEISDSELENISGGLVAGGANTGAEIAGHGVSANVGGFLGAGASVSPEGAAAQVSGSVMGAVHTTSL, encoded by the coding sequence ATGCGCAACGACTTCATCGCCGCCACGGAGATCTCCGACAGCGAGCTCGAGAACATCTCCGGTGGTCTCGTCGCCGGCGGCGCCAACACGGGTGCCGAGATCGCCGGGCACGGCGTCTCCGCGAACGTCGGCGGCTTCCTCGGCGCCGGCGCGTCGGTCTCCCCCGAGGGTGCCGCTGCGCAGGTCTCCGGCTCCGTCATGGGCGCGGTGCACACCACCAGCCTCTGA
- the cobM gene encoding precorrin-4 C(11)-methyltransferase, translating to MTVHFIGAGPGAADLITVRGARTLASCGVCLYAGSLVPRELLAECPPGARLIDTAQLDLDTITAEMVRAHEEGHDVARLHSGDPSVFSAVAEQMRRLDAAGVPYDVVPGVPAFAAAAAALGRELTVPTVGQTVILTRVAQRATPMPEGEDLATLGRSGALLVLHLAAMYVDRVVDELLPHYGADCPAAVVAMASRPDELVLRGTLADIAGQVKAAGVVRTAVIMVGRTLGAEQFRDSHLYSADRERPHGGCGADGAGAGGGGGEGGAQDSVPAPADTP from the coding sequence ATGACCGTCCACTTCATCGGCGCGGGTCCCGGCGCCGCCGACCTGATCACCGTGCGCGGCGCCCGTACGCTCGCCTCCTGCGGGGTCTGCCTGTACGCGGGCAGCCTGGTGCCGCGGGAGCTGCTTGCCGAGTGCCCGCCCGGCGCCCGGCTCATCGACACCGCTCAGCTGGACCTCGACACCATCACCGCCGAGATGGTCCGCGCCCACGAGGAGGGCCACGACGTCGCCCGGCTGCACTCCGGCGACCCGTCCGTCTTCAGCGCGGTCGCCGAGCAGATGCGCAGGCTGGACGCGGCCGGGGTGCCGTACGACGTGGTGCCGGGCGTGCCCGCGTTCGCCGCGGCCGCCGCCGCCCTGGGGCGCGAGCTGACCGTCCCCACCGTCGGCCAGACCGTCATCCTCACCCGCGTCGCCCAGCGCGCCACCCCCATGCCCGAGGGCGAGGACCTGGCCACCCTCGGCCGCAGCGGTGCGCTGCTGGTCCTCCACCTGGCCGCGATGTACGTCGACCGGGTCGTCGACGAACTCCTGCCGCACTACGGCGCCGACTGCCCGGCCGCCGTCGTCGCCATGGCCTCCCGCCCCGACGAACTGGTCCTGCGCGGCACCCTCGCCGACATCGCAGGACAGGTGAAGGCCGCGGGCGTGGTCCGTACGGCCGTCATCATGGTCGGCCGCACGCTGGGCGCCGAGCAGTTCCGCGACAGCCACCTCTATTCGGCGGACCGGGAGCGGCCGCACGGCGGGTGCGGGGCAGATGGGGCCGGTGCAGGTGGGGGCGGAGGCGAAGGCGGTGCACAGGACTCCGTGCCCGCTCCTGCCGACACTCCCTGA
- the cbiT gene encoding precorrin-6Y C5,15-methyltransferase (decarboxylating) subunit CbiT produces MSPAPPAPAAPEPVSVVGIGADGWDGLPAASRQALQRAEVLIGGPRQLALLPGECAGERVPWPSPLRPAVPGLLATHAGRRVCVLASGDPMFYGIGRTLTEVLAETASEAEAEGAPGREGEAAAAAATSPKPQQTQQTQQTQQPQSPHPPRLRIFPHPSSVSYACARLGWPLEDTEVITLVGRPAENLARGLYDGHRLLVLSAGAGTPAEVAALLRAHGFGPTRMRVLEQLGGPRERTAEGTADGWEAPPADPLNVIALDCRRAPGTPPLSTVPGLPDAAYEHDGQLTKRHVRAATLAALAPAPGELLWDIGGGSGSIAIEWLRAHRTCRAIGVERDAVRAERIGRNARSLGVPALRVVHGSAPAALEGLPTPDAVFIGGGLTAPGLLAACWEALPAGGRIVANTVTLESEAQLADCHRRYGGELVRLAVAHAVPVGGFTGWRQAMPVTQWSAVKPRPAVQPPAAFPATSPSPSSRPQETEQP; encoded by the coding sequence CGGCATCGGGGCCGATGGCTGGGACGGACTGCCCGCCGCCTCCCGGCAGGCCCTGCAACGGGCCGAGGTGCTGATCGGCGGCCCCCGCCAGCTCGCGCTGCTGCCCGGCGAGTGCGCCGGCGAGCGCGTCCCGTGGCCCTCCCCCCTGCGCCCCGCCGTCCCCGGACTGCTCGCCACGCACGCCGGGCGCCGGGTGTGCGTGCTGGCCAGCGGTGATCCGATGTTCTACGGGATCGGGCGGACCCTGACCGAGGTGCTGGCGGAAACGGCATCGGAAGCGGAAGCGGAGGGGGCACCGGGACGGGAAGGGGAAGCGGCAGCGGCCGCGGCGACCTCGCCAAAGCCCCAGCAGACCCAACAGACCCAACAGACCCAGCAGCCCCAGTCACCCCACCCGCCCCGGCTCCGGATCTTCCCGCACCCCTCCTCCGTCTCCTACGCCTGCGCCCGCCTCGGCTGGCCGCTGGAGGACACCGAGGTCATCACGCTCGTCGGGCGGCCCGCCGAGAATCTGGCCCGCGGGCTGTACGACGGCCACCGCCTGCTGGTGCTGTCCGCCGGTGCCGGCACCCCCGCCGAGGTCGCCGCCCTGCTGCGCGCCCACGGCTTCGGCCCGACCCGGATGCGCGTACTGGAACAACTCGGCGGTCCCCGCGAACGCACGGCCGAGGGCACCGCCGACGGCTGGGAGGCCCCGCCCGCCGACCCCCTCAACGTCATCGCCCTCGACTGCCGGCGCGCGCCCGGCACCCCGCCGCTGTCCACTGTCCCCGGCCTCCCCGACGCCGCCTACGAACACGACGGCCAGCTCACCAAGCGCCATGTCCGCGCCGCCACCCTCGCCGCGCTGGCGCCCGCCCCCGGCGAACTCCTGTGGGACATCGGCGGCGGCTCCGGCTCCATCGCCATCGAGTGGCTGCGCGCGCACCGCACCTGCCGCGCCATCGGCGTCGAGCGGGACGCCGTACGGGCCGAGCGGATCGGCCGCAACGCCCGCTCGCTCGGTGTCCCCGCGCTACGCGTCGTCCACGGTTCCGCGCCCGCCGCGCTGGAGGGACTGCCGACGCCGGACGCGGTGTTCATCGGTGGCGGGCTGACCGCCCCCGGCCTGCTGGCCGCGTGCTGGGAGGCGCTGCCCGCGGGCGGCCGGATCGTCGCGAACACCGTGACGCTGGAGTCCGAGGCACAGCTCGCCGACTGCCACCGGCGGTACGGCGGCGAACTGGTCCGGCTCGCGGTCGCCCATGCGGTGCCGGTCGGCGGCTTCACGGGCTGGCGGCAGGCGATGCCGGTCACCCAGTGGTCGGCAGTGAAGCCGCGGCCGGCCGTGCAGCCGCCGGCCGCCTTCCCGGCCACCTCCCCGTCCCCGTCCTCCCGCCCCCAGGAGACCGAGCAACCATGA